From Patescibacteria group bacterium, a single genomic window includes:
- a CDS encoding NAD(P)-dependent oxidoreductase, which produces MTIAVSGSNGFIGGKITPLLQRKHKIIPLLREEGFDITNQDVVMDSISQINCEIILHLAAYTNVDEAEKQKIYGQDSEVWKTNVQGSANIAQAAKKFDKKLIYISTDMVFGKNEQDFYHEKDNPSPVNFYGETKLEGEKLIKNIISDATILRIAYPYTFNAEKGDYVRLFIRLLKEGKPFSSVADCYYTPTYIDDIATVINVIIERNLTGVIHGTSGEKLSGFEIAQKIADKLGFDKNLVSPTTRAEFFKDRAPRAKNTALFNDTLNQLGIKLHTLEEALDEIPQELLA; this is translated from the coding sequence ATGACAATTGCGGTTTCGGGAAGTAATGGATTTATTGGAGGGAAGATTACTCCTTTACTCCAGAGAAAACACAAAATTATTCCTCTTTTAAGAGAAGAAGGTTTTGATATTACAAATCAAGATGTAGTAATGGATAGCATTTCTCAAATTAATTGTGAGATTATACTACATCTTGCAGCCTATACTAATGTTGATGAAGCTGAAAAACAAAAAATATATGGGCAAGATAGTGAGGTTTGGAAGACAAATGTTCAAGGATCAGCAAATATTGCTCAGGCTGCCAAAAAATTTGACAAAAAATTGATTTATATCTCCACTGATATGGTCTTTGGGAAGAATGAACAAGATTTTTATCATGAAAAAGACAATCCATCGCCTGTTAATTTTTATGGAGAGACAAAGTTAGAAGGAGAAAAACTAATAAAAAATATTATATCGGATGCAACAATTCTTCGTATTGCCTATCCCTATACTTTTAATGCTGAAAAGGGTGATTATGTAAGATTATTTATACGACTTCTGAAAGAGGGAAAACCTTTTTCATCTGTTGCTGACTGTTACTATACCCCAACATATATTGATGATATTGCTACTGTTATAAATGTGATCATTGAGAGAAATCTCACAGGAGTTATTCACGGAACAAGCGGAGAAAAACTCAGTGGATTTGAAATTGCACAAAAAATTGCTGATAAGCTAGGTTTTGATAAAAATTTAGTAAGTCCTACAACACGTGCTGAGTTTTTCAAGGATCGTGCCCCCCGTGCTAAAAATACAGCGCTATTCAACGACACTCTTAATCAACTGGGTATTAAATTACATACTCTTGAGGAAGCTCTAGATGAAATACCACAAGAATTATTAGCATAA
- the ugdH gene encoding UDP-glucose 6-dehydrogenase has protein sequence MTITFIGHGYVGLVTAAVFADLGNKVWVIGHTPEKIHNLQKGIIPIYEPGLEELVKRNLDAERLLFTLDYTPAIPESDVVFIAVGTPPKPTGEADLSVVFDVAKKIGENMDGYTVVITKSTVPVGTNRKVQKIIAEVKPEKAIFDIASVPEFLREGQAISDTLHPDRIVIGTDSPKAKELLVRLHSPIDGQLVLTNVETAEMIKYAANAFLATKISFANAIAYLSEQVGAEGPKVLEAVGLDNRIGKAFLNAGVGYGGSCFPKDVKALIAIAKEYGYDFGLLKEVEEINKQAMTRTVIKAKKLLGDLKGKTIAILGLSFKPDTDDMRDAPSIVIINHLLESGAVIRAYDPIAMENAKQLLDNSKITFTTDAYHAVTGADLLIVVTEWNEFRQLDLSRVKKLMKQPNIIDGRNIYLPEIARSLGFNYLGVGR, from the coding sequence ATGACAATTACATTTATTGGACATGGTTATGTGGGGTTGGTAACCGCTGCTGTCTTTGCAGACTTAGGTAACAAAGTCTGGGTCATTGGTCATACACCAGAGAAAATTCATAATCTTCAAAAGGGAATAATTCCAATTTATGAACCGGGTCTTGAAGAGCTTGTAAAGCGTAATCTTGATGCAGAAAGATTACTTTTTACTCTTGATTATACTCCGGCAATTCCTGAATCAGATGTGGTGTTTATTGCTGTAGGTACACCGCCGAAACCAACAGGTGAAGCAGATTTGTCTGTAGTTTTCGATGTTGCTAAAAAAATAGGAGAAAACATGGATGGCTATACTGTTGTTATTACCAAAAGCACAGTGCCTGTAGGAACTAATAGAAAAGTACAGAAAATTATTGCAGAGGTCAAACCTGAGAAAGCAATATTTGATATTGCCTCAGTGCCTGAATTTTTACGTGAAGGGCAAGCGATATCAGACACTCTTCATCCTGACAGAATTGTCATCGGCACTGATTCTCCCAAAGCTAAAGAGCTTCTTGTAAGGTTACATTCACCTATTGATGGGCAGTTAGTACTAACTAATGTTGAGACAGCAGAAATGATCAAATACGCTGCCAATGCCTTCCTTGCTACAAAAATATCATTTGCCAATGCAATTGCTTATCTTTCAGAACAGGTGGGAGCAGAAGGACCAAAAGTTCTTGAGGCAGTAGGATTAGATAATAGAATTGGCAAGGCATTTTTAAATGCTGGAGTTGGGTATGGTGGAAGCTGTTTTCCGAAAGATGTTAAGGCTTTGATTGCTATTGCGAAGGAATATGGTTATGATTTTGGACTTCTTAAGGAGGTAGAGGAGATTAATAAACAAGCGATGACAAGGACAGTAATCAAAGCTAAGAAGCTATTGGGAGATCTTAAGGGAAAGACTATTGCTATTCTTGGTCTTTCTTTTAAGCCTGATACTGATGATATGCGAGATGCTCCATCTATTGTTATCATCAATCATCTTCTTGAAAGTGGAGCAGTGATTAGAGCTTATGATCCAATAGCCATGGAGAATGCAAAACAGTTATTGGATAACAGCAAAATTACCTTTACTACGGATGCCTATCATGCTGTTACAGGTGCTGATCTGTTAATTGTTGTCACTGAATGGAATGAGTTTAGGCAGCTTGACCTTAGTAGAGTAAAAAAGTTGATGAAACAGCCCAATATAATTGATGGGAGAAATATTTATCTTCCTGAGATTGCGCGATCCCTTGGATTTAACTACTTGGGAGTTGGCAGATGA
- a CDS encoding GDP-mannose 4,6-dehydratase — translation MKKVLITGVTGFAGYHLAKYLTDTTKHTIIGTYHSDSSLSQLAELRDRLQFYRIDLTDKSSVFDLIEEIRPDEIYHLAAQTSTTDSFKDPEKTLLTNIFPEVYIFEAVKKVGLFNTRILIVSTSEVYGLITPHDLPIDEETPFRPLNPYAVSKVAQDLLGLQYFYVDQLQIVRARPFNHIGPRQKPKFVLPMFAKQIVEIEKGQKEPVLMVGNLKVKRDFTDVRDIVRAYVLLMEKGVAGDVYNVGSGKSIEIQEILDILLSLTNKIIKVKEDPQLFRNIDIMDIVCDNSKLIQITGWKPQISLKRTISDTLDYFRQVV, via the coding sequence ATGAAAAAGGTTTTGATCACCGGTGTTACGGGTTTTGCTGGTTACCATCTTGCTAAATACCTAACCGATACAACAAAACATACAATTATTGGTACATATCATTCAGATTCAAGTCTGAGTCAATTAGCAGAGTTAAGAGATAGATTGCAATTTTATCGTATAGATCTTACTGATAAATCTTCTGTTTTTGATCTTATTGAGGAAATTAGACCAGATGAAATATATCATCTTGCTGCTCAAACATCCACAACGGATAGTTTTAAAGATCCAGAGAAAACTTTACTGACGAACATCTTTCCAGAAGTATATATTTTTGAAGCTGTAAAGAAAGTTGGACTTTTTAATACTAGGATTCTTATAGTCTCAACATCTGAAGTTTACGGTCTGATAACACCTCATGATTTGCCAATTGATGAGGAGACGCCTTTTCGCCCACTGAACCCCTATGCAGTCTCCAAAGTAGCTCAAGACCTTCTTGGTTTGCAATATTTTTATGTAGATCAGCTGCAGATAGTAAGGGCACGTCCTTTTAATCATATAGGGCCTCGTCAGAAACCTAAATTTGTTCTCCCCATGTTTGCGAAGCAGATAGTTGAGATCGAGAAGGGTCAGAAAGAGCCTGTGTTAATGGTTGGAAATCTCAAAGTAAAAAGAGATTTTACTGATGTAAGAGATATAGTAAGAGCATATGTTCTTTTGATGGAAAAGGGAGTTGCGGGTGATGTATATAATGTCGGCTCGGGAAAATCAATTGAGATTCAGGAGATTTTGGATATTCTTCTCTCCTTAACGAATAAAATTATAAAGGTAAAAGAGGATCCTCAGTTATTTAGAAATATAGATATCATGGATATTGTCTGTGATAATTCTAAATTAATACAAATTACTGGATGGAAGCCGCAAATTTCTCTAAAAAGAACAATTTCAGATACACTAGACTATTTTCGTCAAGTCGTATAA
- the gmd gene encoding GDP-mannose 4,6-dehydratase — protein MAKRALITGITGQDGSYLAEFLLDKGYEVYGFVRRLSTPNIGNIQHIQDKINLISGDLLDQGSIFDALVKSNPDEVYNLAAQSFVKASWEQPVLTGEFTALSVTRVLEAIRQYNKNIRFYQASSSEMFGKVTETPQKETTRFYPRSPYGVAKVYGHYITVNYRESYNMFAVSGILFNHESPRRGIEFVTRKISNAVARIYLGLQDKLELGNLDAKRDWGFSKDYVEAMWLMLQQDNPDDYVIATGESHSVREFVEIAFKSVGISDWEKYVVANHPKHLRPAEVDYLIGDYSKAKRVLGWYPKTSFKELVEMMVRADIELEKKIHNLR, from the coding sequence ATGGCAAAACGTGCTCTGATTACAGGTATTACAGGACAGGACGGTTCTTATCTTGCAGAGTTTCTTCTTGACAAAGGATATGAGGTATATGGTTTTGTCAGAAGGCTGAGTACTCCAAATATTGGTAATATTCAACATATTCAGGATAAAATCAATCTTATTTCGGGGGATCTACTCGATCAAGGATCAATATTTGATGCTCTGGTAAAATCTAATCCTGATGAGGTTTATAATCTAGCAGCACAATCATTTGTTAAAGCTTCATGGGAGCAGCCTGTTCTAACTGGAGAGTTTACAGCACTGTCAGTAACAAGAGTTCTTGAGGCAATCAGACAATACAATAAAAATATTAGATTTTACCAGGCATCATCTAGTGAAATGTTTGGCAAAGTCACAGAGACTCCACAAAAAGAAACTACGCGTTTTTATCCCAGAAGTCCTTACGGAGTGGCAAAGGTATACGGGCATTATATCACTGTAAATTATAGAGAAAGTTACAATATGTTTGCAGTTTCCGGTATTCTTTTTAATCATGAGTCTCCAAGACGCGGAATTGAGTTTGTCACAAGAAAAATTAGCAATGCAGTTGCTAGAATTTATTTGGGGCTACAAGACAAACTTGAACTTGGCAATTTGGATGCAAAAAGAGACTGGGGATTTTCCAAAGATTATGTTGAGGCAATGTGGCTTATGTTGCAACAAGATAATCCTGATGATTATGTAATTGCAACAGGAGAGTCACACAGCGTGAGAGAATTTGTAGAGATTGCTTTTAAATCGGTTGGCATTTCTGATTGGGAAAAATATGTTGTTGCTAATCATCCAAAACATCTTCGTCCTGCTGAAGTTGATTATCTTATTGGAGATTACAGTAAAGCAAAAAGAGTACTTGGATGGTATCCTAAGACAAGTTTTAAGGAATTAGTCGAGATGATGGTCAGAGCAGATATCGAACTTGAGAAGAAGATCCATAATCTTCGCTAA
- a CDS encoding epimerase, whose protein sequence is MMKKVIVTGGAGFIGSHLCERLIQDGYEVVCIDNLLTGSQENISSLRDNTRFSFFHYDVSRPLPDISSVDAIFHLASPASPNKHSSLSYLAHPLETMHVNTQGTLYLLELAEKHKAKFLFASTSEVYGDPLVHPQTEEYRGNVSTIGPRSVYDESKRFGETITAYFWRERDVDARIVRIFNTYGPRMAKKDMRMISMFVLQALEGKPITIYGDGTQTRSLCFISDLVDGLMRLMFYPDTKGEVVNLGSEDEHTVLEYATLVKELTNSSSEIVFSEKLPTDDPMKRRPDISKAKKLLNWEPKVSLREGLMHLINYYKQQ, encoded by the coding sequence ATGATGAAAAAAGTAATTGTTACTGGAGGTGCCGGCTTTATTGGTTCTCATCTCTGTGAACGCTTAATTCAGGATGGATATGAAGTAGTCTGTATTGACAATCTGCTAACAGGATCACAAGAAAATATTAGCAGTCTACGCGACAACACACGATTCTCATTTTTTCATTATGATGTTAGCCGTCCTTTGCCTGATATTTCTTCAGTTGATGCTATTTTCCATCTTGCGTCTCCAGCATCCCCAAATAAACATAGCTCGCTTAGTTATCTTGCTCATCCATTAGAGACGATGCACGTTAATACACAGGGAACATTGTATTTACTAGAGCTTGCTGAGAAGCACAAAGCTAAATTTTTATTTGCATCAACATCTGAAGTATATGGAGATCCTCTTGTTCATCCTCAAACAGAAGAATATAGAGGTAATGTTTCAACAATTGGACCTCGCTCAGTTTATGATGAGTCAAAACGATTTGGAGAGACAATAACTGCTTATTTTTGGAGAGAGAGAGATGTTGATGCACGAATTGTTCGCATTTTTAACACATATGGTCCCAGAATGGCTAAAAAGGATATGAGAATGATATCCATGTTTGTTCTTCAAGCTCTTGAAGGCAAACCAATTACAATTTATGGAGATGGAACACAGACTAGATCTCTTTGTTTTATATCGGATCTTGTGGATGGACTTATGAGGTTGATGTTTTATCCTGATACAAAAGGAGAGGTTGTGAATCTAGGATCAGAAGATGAGCATACAGTTCTTGAGTATGCTACTTTGGTTAAAGAACTTACTAATTCTTCAAGCGAAATTGTTTTCAGTGAAAAACTACCGACTGACGATCCAATGAAGAGGCGTCCAGATATCTCAAAAGCAAAAAAACTTTTGAATTGGGAGCCCAAAGTATCTCTTCGTGAAGGTCTTATGCACTTAATAAATTACTATAAACAACAATGA
- a CDS encoding glycosyl transferase — MKIVVIIPTYNERENIEKMIPLLENNIFPQIKHHEMYILVADDESPDKTADVVKEYMKKWHNVDLLIGTKEGLGAAYVRAMRYAMNKMKADAVVEFDADFQHDPKGIIDLVRAMDEGYDYVIGSRYIKGGEIPKEWGLHRKLMSFFGSLFARIVLFIPQIHDMTSGFKLTKSEYLSRVDLEHLYSKYYAYKIQILFEVVKLGAKVKEIPIIFYERTAGSSKISRKDLFDSFYVVLRLRLRESKKFIKFLIVGGFGFIVNATVLRILVESFQWHPAQANLVGAALAIFSNYNFNNAWTFKERRVRTIPMYFFKMLQFYATSSFGVVFIQTGTIFLGTHFLSRRYYFIYFLVGTFFLLIWNFTIYSKFIWRKIKH, encoded by the coding sequence ATGAAGATAGTTGTAATTATCCCAACGTATAATGAGAGAGAGAACATTGAAAAAATGATTCCTCTTCTTGAGAATAATATTTTCCCTCAGATCAAGCATCATGAGATGTACATCTTGGTTGCAGATGATGAATCTCCAGATAAAACAGCTGATGTAGTAAAAGAATATATGAAAAAATGGCACAACGTAGATCTTTTAATCGGTACTAAAGAAGGTTTAGGTGCAGCCTATGTTAGAGCTATGCGCTACGCAATGAATAAGATGAAAGCAGATGCTGTTGTAGAATTTGATGCGGATTTTCAGCATGATCCAAAAGGAATTATAGATTTAGTACGCGCGATGGATGAAGGGTATGATTATGTTATTGGAAGTAGATATATTAAAGGGGGAGAGATTCCTAAAGAGTGGGGATTACACAGAAAATTGATGAGTTTTTTTGGAAGTCTTTTTGCAAGAATTGTTTTATTTATTCCACAGATTCACGATATGACCTCAGGATTTAAACTGACAAAATCTGAATATCTGAGCAGAGTAGACCTTGAGCATCTGTATTCCAAATATTACGCATACAAAATTCAAATTCTTTTCGAAGTGGTAAAACTAGGAGCAAAAGTAAAAGAAATCCCCATTATTTTTTATGAAAGAACTGCTGGATCTAGCAAAATAAGTAGAAAGGATCTGTTTGATTCATTTTATGTGGTATTACGACTTAGATTACGAGAGTCGAAAAAGTTTATCAAATTTTTAATAGTTGGGGGATTTGGATTTATAGTCAATGCAACTGTTCTTCGTATTTTGGTTGAAAGTTTTCAATGGCATCCAGCTCAAGCAAATCTCGTAGGAGCTGCACTTGCTATTTTTTCCAATTATAATTTTAATAATGCCTGGACATTTAAAGAACGAAGGGTCAGGACTATTCCCATGTATTTTTTTAAGATGTTGCAGTTTTATGCTACTTCTTCTTTTGGAGTTGTCTTTATTCAAACAGGTACTATTTTTTTAGGAACGCATTTTCTCAGTAGACGCTATTATTTTATTTATTTTCTTGTTGGGACATTTTTTTTGTTGATTTGGAACTTTACAATTTATAGTAAATTCATTTGGCGAAAGATTAAACACTAA
- a CDS encoding ABC transporter ATP-binding protein, translating to MLVIKDLHSSVDRKEILHGINLKIAQGEIHAIMGPNGSGKTTLTLSLMGHPAYEVNSTQSKIILNKKDITSLQPEERAKRGLFVAFQNPLEVTGVSLLAFLRTAYNSLHGKKMPLSQFKQEVKEALRSVNLSEDFLQRSVNEGFSGGEKKRAEIAQLLVLRPKYAILDEIDSGLDIDSLKVIAQTIAQSAKKLQMGILIITHYQRILHYLRPDKVHILIDGRIKKSGTLNLVRKIEKEGYAAI from the coding sequence ATGCTCGTTATTAAAGATCTTCATTCATCTGTTGATCGGAAAGAAATTCTTCATGGTATAAATTTGAAAATTGCACAGGGAGAAATTCATGCCATTATGGGACCAAACGGATCTGGTAAAACAACACTCACATTATCACTAATGGGACATCCTGCCTATGAGGTAAATTCTACACAATCAAAAATTATTTTAAATAAGAAGGATATCACTTCGCTTCAGCCAGAGGAGAGAGCTAAGAGGGGTCTTTTTGTCGCTTTTCAAAATCCATTAGAAGTCACAGGTGTTTCGCTGCTTGCTTTTTTAAGAACTGCCTATAATTCTCTTCATGGTAAGAAGATGCCTCTTTCACAATTTAAACAAGAAGTGAAAGAAGCTTTAAGATCAGTAAACCTTAGTGAGGATTTTTTACAGCGATCAGTTAATGAAGGATTTTCAGGCGGTGAGAAAAAGAGAGCTGAGATTGCCCAACTTCTCGTACTCAGACCCAAATATGCAATACTTGATGAGATTGATTCAGGTCTAGATATTGATAGTTTAAAAGTAATTGCTCAGACTATTGCCCAATCTGCCAAAAAATTACAGATGGGTATTCTTATTATTACTCATTATCAGAGAATACTTCATTATCTAAGACCAGATAAGGTTCATATACTAATTGATGGCAGGATTAAAAAATCAGGTACACTTAACTTAGTTAGGAAAATAGAGAAAGAGGGATATGCAGCGATTTGA
- a CDS encoding Fe-S cluster assembly protein SufB — MQRFDITYKYGFHDKIKPFFSTPKGLSKKVIQEISYQKNEPQWMLDKRLRALDVFYAKPLPEWGGDLSQLRFDEIRYYVKPTEKQVYSWDELPEEIKNTYEKIGIPEAERKFLAGVGAQYDSEVVYQSISELLSKKGVIFTDTDTAVKKYPELVQEYFGKIVPAGDNKFAALNTAVWSGGSFIYVPKGVHVQLPLQAYFRINAMNMGQFERTLIIADEGSYVHYVEGCTAPIFTTDSLHAAVVEIVVKKGARVRYTTIQNWSKNVYNLVTKRMFIEEEGFGEWIDGNLGSKLTMKYPSVYLKGRKARGEILSLAFAGSGQHQDAGGKAIHLASETSSVITSKSVSKDGGRTSYRGLLHVVKGAKDSKSTVRCDALILDPLSRSDTYPTMDIEDERVMIGHEASVSRIGEEQLFYFQSRGIPQSQAEVMIVNGFVEPIVRELPMEYAVELNRLIQLEMTGAVG; from the coding sequence ATGCAGCGATTTGACATTACCTATAAGTATGGATTTCACGATAAGATAAAACCATTTTTTTCTACTCCAAAAGGTTTATCCAAAAAAGTCATTCAGGAGATCTCCTATCAAAAGAATGAACCGCAATGGATGCTTGATAAAAGACTTAGGGCGCTGGATGTTTTTTACGCAAAACCGCTACCAGAATGGGGAGGAGATTTATCACAGCTTAGATTTGATGAAATACGTTACTATGTAAAGCCGACAGAAAAACAAGTATACTCATGGGATGAGCTTCCCGAAGAGATTAAAAATACCTATGAAAAAATTGGAATTCCAGAGGCAGAGAGAAAATTTTTAGCTGGTGTAGGTGCACAATATGACTCTGAGGTTGTTTATCAAAGTATTTCTGAGTTACTTTCTAAAAAAGGAGTTATTTTTACAGATACGGACACTGCTGTTAAAAAATATCCAGAACTTGTTCAGGAGTATTTCGGCAAGATAGTTCCTGCGGGAGATAATAAATTTGCTGCTCTGAATACCGCTGTGTGGTCAGGAGGATCATTTATCTATGTTCCCAAAGGAGTGCATGTACAGTTGCCTTTACAGGCATATTTTCGCATTAATGCAATGAATATGGGACAGTTTGAAAGAACGCTTATTATTGCTGATGAGGGATCATATGTGCATTATGTTGAGGGATGTACTGCTCCAATTTTTACTACAGACTCTCTTCATGCAGCCGTCGTGGAAATAGTCGTAAAAAAAGGTGCAAGAGTACGCTATACCACTATTCAGAACTGGAGTAAAAATGTCTATAATCTCGTGACAAAGCGGATGTTTATCGAAGAAGAAGGCTTCGGTGAGTGGATTGATGGCAATTTAGGAAGCAAACTTACCATGAAATATCCCTCAGTGTATCTAAAAGGAAGAAAAGCACGAGGAGAGATTCTTTCTCTTGCTTTTGCAGGATCTGGACAACATCAAGACGCCGGAGGAAAAGCAATTCATCTAGCTTCTGAAACAAGTTCTGTTATTACGTCCAAATCTGTGAGCAAAGACGGGGGAAGAACATCGTACAGGGGACTTTTACATGTTGTAAAGGGTGCGAAGGATAGTAAGTCAACAGTAAGATGTGATGCTCTTATTCTTGATCCTTTGAGCCGTTCTGATACCTATCCGACGATGGATATTGAAGATGAACGTGTTATGATAGGTCATGAAGCATCAGTTTCGCGAATTGGTGAAGAGCAGCTTTTTTATTTTCAGAGTAGAGGCATTCCTCAGTCTCAGGCAGAAGTAATGATTGTCAATGGATTTGTTGAACCAATTGTTCGTGAGCTGCCAATGGAGTATGCAGTAGAGTTAAATCGTCTCATACAACTTGAGATGACAGGAGCTGTTGGTTAG
- the sufS gene encoding cysteine desulfurase SufS — protein sequence MKDYKSEFPIFKNIPSLIYLDSAATSQKPQVVIDSIKEFYTHYNANAYRGLYSLAEKTTEKVEEVREKVREFINARSSDEIIFTKNTTEGINLVAKSWGELLKRGDYVVTTVAEHHANFVPWQQISKTKNAVFYVLSIASDGTLIVEEDVIKNAKILSLSYTNHVLGTVQDVSRIINIAKRKNPSLRVFVDAAQAVPHKRIDVQALNCDALAFSGHKMLAETGVGVLYVKKELHNEMMPINYGGHMIKEVTIKNTTFADSPAKLEAGTLHIAGIVSLGTAIDYLNKLGLDTVEKHNHRLVAYCLDRMRTLEGVRILGPTDAKKRSSIISFVLDGVHPHDIAQILGYKNICIRSGHHCAMPLHNHLRVSASCRVSFYIYNTEEDIEQLISGIKKVRKVFL from the coding sequence ATGAAGGATTATAAAAGCGAATTTCCTATTTTTAAAAATATTCCCAGTCTTATCTATCTTGACTCTGCTGCTACATCACAAAAACCGCAAGTGGTGATTGATTCGATTAAAGAATTCTATACTCATTATAACGCTAATGCATATAGAGGTCTTTATTCTTTAGCTGAAAAAACTACTGAAAAAGTAGAAGAGGTGCGAGAAAAAGTACGTGAATTTATCAATGCAAGGTCATCTGATGAGATTATTTTTACCAAGAATACAACAGAGGGAATTAATCTTGTAGCTAAGAGTTGGGGTGAATTATTAAAAAGGGGTGATTATGTTGTCACAACAGTTGCAGAACATCATGCAAATTTTGTTCCCTGGCAGCAAATATCCAAGACAAAAAATGCTGTTTTCTACGTATTGTCTATAGCTTCCGATGGAACGCTGATAGTTGAAGAAGATGTTATTAAAAATGCAAAAATTCTTTCATTAAGCTATACAAATCATGTCCTAGGAACTGTACAAGATGTATCAAGGATTATCAACATTGCCAAAAGAAAGAATCCTTCACTTCGAGTTTTTGTTGATGCAGCACAGGCAGTGCCTCATAAACGAATTGATGTTCAGGCATTAAATTGTGATGCTTTAGCTTTTTCTGGACACAAGATGCTGGCTGAAACAGGTGTTGGAGTTTTGTATGTGAAGAAAGAGTTACATAATGAAATGATGCCCATCAATTATGGTGGGCATATGATTAAAGAAGTTACGATAAAGAATACTACTTTCGCTGATTCACCTGCAAAATTAGAAGCAGGCACTTTACATATTGCAGGAATAGTTAGTCTTGGAACAGCGATTGATTATCTTAATAAGCTAGGATTAGATACAGTTGAAAAGCACAATCATCGATTAGTTGCCTATTGTTTGGATCGCATGAGAACTCTTGAGGGGGTAAGAATACTGGGTCCAACCGATGCTAAAAAAAGATCAAGTATTATTTCATTTGTTTTGGATGGCGTTCATCCACACGATATCGCACAGATCTTAGGATATAAAAATATTTGCATTAGGTCAGGTCATCATTGTGCTATGCCTTTACATAACCATTTAAGAGTATCTGCATCATGCAGGGTGAGTTTTTATATTTATAATACAGAAGAGGATATTGAACAATTAATAAGCGGCATAAAAAAAGTAAGGAAGGTATTTCTATGA
- a CDS encoding iron-sulfur cluster scaffold-like protein: MNEFYKEEILEHYRNPQNFGKLSNFSHSSKIVNPFCGDKIEMYIYLQDGVISAISFVAEGCAISIAAASLLTEYVEKKHLKELTVFSENTMLDLLNIEISETRKKCALLAYSAFKDALWGNIK; this comes from the coding sequence ATGAATGAATTCTACAAAGAAGAAATTTTAGAACATTATCGCAATCCTCAAAATTTTGGTAAATTATCTAATTTTTCTCACTCTTCAAAAATTGTCAATCCATTTTGTGGAGATAAAATTGAGATGTATATTTATCTTCAGGATGGTGTTATATCTGCAATTTCTTTTGTTGCAGAGGGTTGTGCTATAAGCATTGCAGCTGCATCTTTGCTTACAGAATATGTGGAGAAAAAACATCTAAAAGAATTGACAGTATTTTCCGAAAATACTATGCTGGATTTGCTTAATATAGAAATCTCTGAAACTCGGAAAAAGTGTGCTTTATTAGCTTATTCTGCTTTCAAAGATGCCTTATGGGGAAATATAAAGTAA
- a CDS encoding purine NTP phosphatase — protein sequence MIKVAIGSKNPVKIAAVKEAFLLVWPEKKFTFEAVEVQSGVSDQPMSDEESIIGARNRAKRSREILSAEYGIGIEGGMQHIGNKWFDCGVIVVQRKDGKEGIASSIRMEVPPKMLTLIMQGMELGEACDIIFNKKNSKQNMGHFGLMTNGVISRQHGYRDGVIAALAVFLHPDLFQEK from the coding sequence ATGATAAAAGTAGCCATTGGTTCCAAAAATCCAGTAAAGATTGCAGCTGTAAAAGAGGCGTTTCTGCTTGTCTGGCCTGAAAAGAAATTTACTTTTGAAGCTGTTGAAGTACAATCTGGTGTCTCAGATCAGCCGATGAGCGATGAAGAGAGTATTATTGGAGCTCGTAATAGAGCAAAAAGATCTCGTGAAATCCTCTCTGCTGAATATGGAATTGGTATTGAAGGAGGTATGCAGCATATTGGAAATAAGTGGTTCGACTGTGGTGTTATCGTGGTTCAGAGAAAAGATGGGAAAGAAGGCATTGCTTCATCAATTAGGATGGAAGTACCTCCAAAAATGCTAACTCTAATCATGCAAGGAATGGAACTCGGAGAAGCTTGTGACATTATCTTTAATAAGAAAAATTCAAAACAAAATATGGGTCATTTTGGACTTATGACCAACGGAGTTATCTCTCGTCAACATGGATATAGGGATGGTGTTATAGCTGCTCTTGCGGTATTTCTTCATCCGGATTTATTTCAAGAAAAGTAA